The DNA window CCGCATTGTATGGCGCCTTTCAGCGCCCGTAACCGAACTCGCCCGAGTTTGACGGCCGTTTCCCTGTCTCAGAAGCCTCCCTCCAAAGTCTGGCGACTTCGCTGCATGCGGTTCGCCAGGTAATCCGGCCGGTCCCCCGTTTGAATGTTGCAGGCGACGGGCCGGGCCATCATAATTTGTGGAAGCGATCCTCTCACGTGGGATCGTTCTTCTCGCCTTGATTTCTGCCATTCAGGAAGTCGGGCTTTCCTCCTACCCCATTTCCTGCCAAGTGGTTGAGACCGATATGATCCGTTACGCCTGGTTATTCTGTTTACTTCTGCCTTGTGCCGCCAGCGCGGAGCAGCCGAACTGGAATCAGTTCCGCGGTCCGGCGGGCGATGGCCACGCCACGGCCGTGAATTTGCCTGTCGAGCTGAGCGAAACCAAGAATCTGGTATGGAAAACGGCGATCCGCGGCAAAGCCTGGTCGTCGCCCGTCGCCTGGGGCGATCAGATCTGGCTGACGACGGCCCCCGAGGACGGCAAACAGCTGTCGCTGCTGTGCGTCGATTTCAAGACGGGCGAGATCATCAAAGACATTGTGGTGTTCGACAACCCGGATCCGGCTTTCTGCCATGGCATGAACAGCTACGCCACGCCGACGCCTGTGATTGAAGAGGGCCGCATCTACGTGCATTACGGTTCGGCCGGCACAGCGGCGGTCGACACGGCATCGGGCGAGGTCCTGTGGACGCGTCGCGATCTGCCCTGCGATCACTTCCGCGGGGCCGCCTCTTCTCCGATCGTTTTTGAAGATCTGTTGATCATTCCGTTCGACGGCTTCGACGTGCAGTATGTGGCCGCGCTCAACAAGAAGGACGGTACGACCGCCTGGAAAACGCCGCGGACCTTCGACTTCGGCACCAAGAACGGCGACAACAAAAAGGCTTACTGCACGCCGGCCGTGTTTGAAGTCAACGGCAGCCCCCAGCTGGTCTGTCCGGCCGCAGTCGCGACGGAAACCCTCGATCCGCGCACCGGCAAACTGCTGTGGACCGTGTTCCATGGCGGCATGAACGCTTCGGCCCGACCGCTGTATGGCGAAGGCCTGATCTTTATCACCAACGGCATGGGCCGCATGGTCGCAGCCGCCCCGCCGGCCGCCGGCTCCGACGAAGCCGAAGTCGCCTGGGAAAGCAGCAAAGGGGTTCCCAAGAAAGCCTCCCTGTTGCTGATCGATGGCCTGCTGTACATGGCGGCCGACACCGGCGTGGTGTCCTGTGTGGAACCGAAAACGGGCGACGTGATCTGGTCGGAACGCCTGGTCAAAGAGTATGCCGCTTCGCCGCTGTACGCGGACGGCCGGATTTATCTGTTTGGCCGCGAAGGGGAAATCCACGTGCTGCAGCCCGGCCGGGAATTCAAACTGCTGGCGGAAACCAAACTGGCCAACGGCTTCATGGCGAGCCCGGCCGTGGTGGACGATTCGATTCTGGTGCGAAGCACTTCAGACCTGTACCGTTTCGAAAAGCCGTAGCACTGGCAGTTAGCAAACGCCCGCGCGGTTTTTGATCGACGGTCGTCCTGCGGAGAGCCAGGGCGACGAACGGCAGTGCGGATCGGTCGTCTGGCCTGCTGCTCTCCTTTTTTGCCGGCGGTTTCATTCTGGCTCTCCTGCGTTTGGCGACCTGCTGCTTTCAGGCCGGAATCGCGGTTGACGGACAAGGGCGCCCTTCCTATGATCCCCGCCTAAGCGTCAGGAAGACGCTGTTTTTTTGAGAATCTGTGCCAGGTTTGCGGATTCTGTGGCTTGCAGCGGTCATGATGACCGAAGAAAAAAACATCACGCACCCTCAGGGCGAGGATCGCCCGACAAAGAGTGCGCCTTGTCAAAAACATTAGTCTCCTCAGGGAAGAGGACGCCGGTCTTACGAAGCGAAACGGTTCCTTCGCAAGCTGCGGCCTGATCGGCTGTCTGATATGACGAAGTGGAGGCGCTCGCGCCTCGCCGCACGTCCTTTCCGGCCACAACGTAGGGATACGATCGATGCGAACAACCTTCTCGCATACGGCGATGTGCTTGTTGACGCTGTCTGGCGCCGTACTCGTTTCTGGTTGCAAAACGACCAGTTGGGACGCGCCGAACTGGATGAGCTGGAACAGTTCCGACAAAGCCCTCGCTGCCAGCGAAGAGCTGCCGGAACCGCCCTCGATTTCACTCCAGCCGACCGCCACCCAGACGGCCGCCAACGCCACGCCGGCCGCCGCCAGCACTACCGCTGACGCCGCGCTGCCTGCTTATCCGACAACCTCCACTGGCACGCAAACCGCAGCCACCGGAGGAGCCAACTACCAGACCGGACCGTACGACGTTTCCGGCGGGGCGGGCCAGCCGGCCTATTCCACGGCGGACGCCCGCGGCGCTGCCGGTGGTTACTCTCCGGCTGCCGGCCAACCGACCGCCAACAATCCTTATGGCTATGGCCCCCCGGCCACCGGCGCTCCCGCCGGCGGACAGGCGGCTTCCTATCCGCCTCCGGCTGCCAGCGGCTCCTACGGCGACGCTTACCAGGCTCCCACAAACTACCCGGCCCAGGGCGCCTATCCCGCGGCAGGCGGCCAGTACGGCGCCCCGCAGGGAAGCTATCCGACAGGCGGAACGGACGCTTACAACGCCGCCGCTTCTCCGCCGACCGCGTTTGATCCGGCCGCTGCCGGCCAGTACAACACCGCTCCGCCCAGCAACTATGCTCCGGCCAGCCCGCAGGGCAGCTATGCTCCCGCCGGCGACTACAACCCGGGCGGCACTTACGCCCCGCCGGGCAGCTCGGCTCCCAGCAGCTACCAGGGTGGAAGTTACCAGGGCAGCAGCACCCAGGGCGGCAGCTATCCGGGAGCAACAGCTCCCAGCGGCGCCGCGATGGAACAGGCCGTGGCGGAGACTTCGCCCAACAGCACGCGTTACTCGGACTCGCCCGCCAGCCAGGAATTGTTAGGCCACGGCGGTGCAGCGACGAACGGCTTTGCCTCGACCTCCTCGATCGACGCCCCGGCAAGCAGCATGCCGCCGGCCGATCCGGCATACGCTCCGCCCGCCAGCCTGTCCCAGGCGGCCAGCGGCTATCGCCCCGGCAGCACCGCCGGCGGCAGCGTCGCTCAGGCCTCTTACGCTCCGTCCAGCGGAAGCTACGGCGCCGCTCCGAGCAGCTACGGCGGCCAGGGTGCGTATGCGGAAACGGCCTCCTCCACCAGTAATTATGGAGCCGGCAACTACCAGCCCCCGGCCAGTCCGACTTCGGGCGGCCAGTTCCAGTCCGGCGGGTCTTTCCAGGGCGGCGGTTCTTACGCTCCCGGCAGCACCGGCCAGGGCACGACCTACCGCTAACGTCTGCGGGCTTCGTCCCTCCGGGCTCCCCTCGAGTTATCATCGCCTCCTTGTCGACGCCGACAAGGAGGCTTTTTTCGTTTAGACTGGACCGACCGGGCCGCGACGACTCTAGTGCTGCGTCAAACTTCAATCTTAGAGTGAGCGATTTCGGCCGTGCTGCTGTGCTGCCAAAAAAACCGCGGGCTAGCGCCCGGCGGCTGATTTAGAGAAACCTGATTTTATCGTTTGACGCACCACTAGCCGGGCTGCGTCTTCTTTTACTGTGACACGTTTATGTCACCGCTATTGATTGACTTCGCCGGGAACGACTACCTGGGCCTCGCCCGCGATCCGCGATTGGCGGCGGCGCTCAGCGAAGCGGCGGCCGCACAGGGGATAAGCGCTACCAGTTCCCGCTGGGGACTCGGCTGGACCGACCTGCACGAGCAGTTGGAGTGCGACCTGGCCGCCTTCTTTGGCGCCGAGGCGGCCTGTCTGCTCGGCCAGGCGTTCCTGGGCGGGCTGGCCTGGTTTACGACGGTCGACGCTTCTCGCCGCACGGTCTACTGCGACGAACAAAGCCACGCCAATCTGACCCTGGGGATGCAGGCGGCCGGCCTGGCAGTGCGACGTTATCGCCATTGCGATCCGGACGATCTGGAACGGCGGCTGCGACAGGACCAGGGCGGCGCGATCATCGCCAGCGACGCCGTTTTTGGCATCTCGGGCCGCATCGCTCCGCTCACGGCGCTGCGCGATCTGTCACGCGAGTTCGCCGCCGACCTGCTGCTCGACGACGCGCATGGCGTATTCGCCCTGGGACCGCAGGGTCGGGGCGCCTTGGAAGCCGCCGGCGTGCAGGCGCACGAAGCGACGCTGCTCGGTTCGCTGGGCAAGGCGCTCGGTTGCGCGGGCGGGTTCCTGGTCGGCAGCCTCGACCGGGTCGAACGGCTACGACGCTGCCCTGCGGTCGCCGGCAGCACGCCGCTGGCGATACCTTTGGTCGCCGCCGCGATTGCCGCGATACGGATCGTGAGGGACGAACCGGAACGACGGGAACGGCTGCAGCAGCACGCCGTCCGCATGCGACAGGACCTGCTGGCCGCCGGCCTGGCGACCGTTGCCTGCGACACGCCCATTCTCGCGGCGCCGCTGGGCGACGTCGACCGGGCCATGCAGCTGGCGGACCATTTCGCCCGGCATGGCTTGCGGATCCCTTACTTTCCGTACGCCAGCGAGCCGCGGGCCGATCTGCTACGCATGGTCGCCCGCAGCTGCTACACGCCCGCGCAGCTCGACCGTTTTTCGCGAGCGCTGGCCGACCGTCCCTGAGCTGCGCTGGCCGGTGCGTTCTGTCTGGCGTGCTCTCCGCGACCTTCCCGCCGGGAGACCGCGAGACGCCTGCCAACAATCTGGTTGCCGCGGGCCTGCGGTTGGTTCAAGATGAGGGCAACATCTACCCCCGACTTCCTCCCTGATTGAGGCGCCCGATGAAGAGTTTATCTGTAATGGCCGGCTGTGCTGTCTGCCTGTTGCTGGGCAGCGGTCCGCTGGTCGCTGACCCTGGCGTGGTTTACGAAGGCGGCGAGGGCCCCGGCAAAGGCAAGCATGTCGTGTTGATCGCCGGCGATGAAGAATATCGCTCCGAAGAAGGCCTGCCGATGCTGGCCAAAATCCTGTCGCAGCGGCACGGCTTCCAGTGCACCGTGCTGTTCTCGGTCGACCCGGAAACGGGCGAGATCGACCCCAACAACCAGACCAACATCCCCGGCATGGCCGCGCTCGATAACGCCGACATGGTCATCCTGGGACTGCGGTTTCGCGAATTGCCCGACGCCGACATGAAGCACCTGGTCGACTATATCCATGCCGGCAAACCGATCATGGGGCTGCGCACCTCGACCCACTCCTTCAATTACAGTCGAAACAAAACCAGCCCTTACGCCAAATACAGTTTCCAGAATCGCGACTGGCCCGGCGGATTCGGCCAGCAGGTGCTGGGCGAAACCTGGATCAACCATCATGGCCAGCATGGCAAGGAAAGCACCCGCGGCGTGATCAACACGAAGCAGATCAAACACCCCATCCTGACCGGCGTAGACGATATCTGGGGACCGACCGATGTATATGGCGTGAAAAACCTGCCCGACGACGCCGTGGTTCTGGTCCGCGGCCAGGTGCTGTCCGGCATGGAACCGACCGACAAACCGGTCGAAGGGAAAAAGAACGATCCGCTCATGCCGCTGGTCTGGACGAAAACCTGGCAGGGCGAATCCGGCAAGCCGTGCCGCGTGATCTGCACCACGATGGGCGCCGCGGTCGATCTGGAAAGCGCCGGCCTGCGACGTCTTCTCGTCAACGCGGTCTACTGGGGCGTGGGCCTGGAAGATCAAATCTCGGCCGACAGCAGCGTCGACTATGTGGGCGAGTATGATCCTTCCTTCTTTGGCTTCAACAAAGCGAAAAAAGGGGTCAAACCGGCCGACCATCAACTGAAGTAAGGCCGCCTGCCGGGTCGTCCTGCTTCGCCTGGGAAACGGTTCGTGCGAAAACGGCGCACGAACCGACCTGCGGCATGCCGCATGAGGCGTAATTCGACCCCGCATCTGTCGCCAGCGGATGGATGGCGGGCGTTAGCCATTTCGACAGCGGGGAAAGAAATCCGATTGGCGTGCGATTGCCTCCACGGCCAAGGGAACCAGGGTTACGGAACCTGCCTTCCCTAGTAGAATCAGCGGAAGTTGTTTCTATGACAGCCCGGAGGCGATGCGATGCAGTTAGGTTTTGTGAGTGCGATTCTGCCCGAATCCACGCTGGAGGAAGTCTTCGCGGCGGCAGCGGAGTTTGGCTACGATTGCGTCGAGCTGATGTGCTGGCCGCAAGGGAAAGCCGAACGGCGTTACGCGGGCGTCACCCATCTTGACACGGCCCGTTTTGACCAGGGCGCGGCCGAGGAAACGCTGGCGCTGGCCGATCGCTATGGCGTGGCGATCAGCGGCCTGGGCTACTATCCCAACCCGCTTTCTCCCGACGCCGCCGAGGCGGAAGGCGCCGTCGCGCAGATCCGCAGCGTGATCGCGGCCGCCGCGGTGCTGGGCGTCCGTCGCATGAACACGTTCATCGGCCGCGACTGGAAGCTGTCCGTCGACGACAACTGGCCCCGCTTCCTGCAGACCTGGGAACCGATCATTCGCTTCGCCGAAGAACAGAACGTGCAGGTCGGCATTGAGAACTGCCCCATGCTGTTCACCGACGACGAATGGCCCGGCGGCAAGAACCTGGCGATCAGCCCGGCCATTTGGAGCCGCATGTTCGAAGCGATCCCCAGCACGCACTTTGGGCTGAACTACGACCCGTCGCACATGGTCTGGCAGCAAATGGATTACCTGCAGCCCCTGGTCGATTTCGCCGACCGCATCTTCCACGTGCACGCCAAAGATGTGCGCGTCGACCGCCGCCTGCTGGACCAGGTCGGCATCCTGGCGAAACCGATCGAGTACCATACGCCCAAACTGCCCGGCCTGGGCGAAGTCGACTGGGGCCGCTTCTGCTCCGTCCTGGGCGACTCGGGCTATACCGGTCCGGTCTGCGTGGAGATCGAAGACCGTATCTACGAAGGATCGCTCGCCGCCCGGCGCCAGGCTTTGCAGCTGAGCAGCCATTACCTGCGCAACTTTATTCCCCGCTTGCCCCGCTAGTTCGCCCACATTCAGGAACCGAGAACCGCCCAGGACGCAGGAGCCCACGCATGCAACGAGTGTTAGCAGGAGTCGATCTCGGAGGCACCAGCATCAAGGCAGCCATCGCCGACGAGTCGGGCGCCGTGCTGGCCCAGCGCAGCGCCCCGACCGAATCACATCGCGGTCCGCTGGCCGTGCTGACCATTATTGGCGACCTGGTCGAAACGCTCGCTGCCGAGGCGGGCGCCCAGGTGCAGGCGATCGGCGTCGGCGTACCCGGCCTGATCGACATTGATTCCGGCGTCACCCGCTTTCTGCCCAACTTCACCACGCACTGGCGGAACGTGCCGGTCGGTCCCACGCTGGCCAAACGTTTTGATTGTCCCGTGCGGTTATTGAACGATGTCCGTACCGCCACCCTGGGCGAGCTGCGGTTCGGCCATGGGAAAGAACGCCCCCATCTGACCCTGCTGTTCTTTGCGCTGGGCACTGGCGTGGGCGGCGGGGTCGTGGTCGACGGCGTGCTGCGACGCGGCCCGCTGGGAGCCGCCGGCGAACTGGGACACATGGTGATGGAGCCGCAAGGCGCCCCCTGTGGTTGCGGCAGCCGAGGCTGCCTGGAAACCATTTCCAGCGGCCCGGCGATCGCCGCCGAAGGGGTCCGGCTGTTGCGCACCGGCATGGCGCCCAAGCTGCACGAACTGGTCGGCGGCAACGCCGATCGGATCAGCACCAAGGAAATGGCGGAAGCCGCAGCGGAGGGCGACAACCATGTCGCCCTGGCGATCACGCGGGCGGCGGAGGTGCTTGGTCTGGCGGCGGCGAATCTGGTTTCGGCGTTGCACCCCGATCTGGTCGTGCTGGGCGGCGGCGTGGCGGAAATGGGCGAGCCGATCTTCGGCCCGGTGCGGCGCGTCATCCGGGAACAGGTCAAAATGTTTCCGACCGATAACGTCCAGGTGGAGCCTTCTCTCCTGAAAGATAAAGCGGGCGTGCTCGGCGCGATCGCCCTGGCGCAAGAAGCGGCTGCAGAAGCGGCTCAAAACGATTAATCGGGAAGCGGCCCGGCGGTCGCTTCCTTTGGCAAAGGTCATGCCCACGCTCATCCGGGAGAGTCACTGATGAATCGTTACGATTCTCGAACTGTTTTCAGCAGCAGCCTGCTGCTTTGCCTGGCCCTCGGCTGCAGCCAGCCCGCCGCGCCGGACAAAACGGCGTCCGCTAAGCCTGATAAAACGGCGTCCACCGAGCCGGACAAATCGGCCTCGACCAGCGACGCTGACGTGCCTGTCCATCATTACTTCCTGAAAGAGGAAACACCGCCGCTGGCCGCCTGGAGCTACAAAGGCGCGACGGGCCCCGCGCACTGGGGCTCGCTCAATCCGGCCTACCGCATGGCCGCCGACGGCAAGCAGCAATCGCCCATTGATATCGAGCTGCCGCAGGTCGAACCGAAGCAGTTGCCCGAACTTCGGTTTGACTACAACCCGGAAACGGTCGCCGCCATGAACAACGGCCACACGATCGAGCACAACAGCGACGAGTCCGGCAGCAAGCTACATATTGGCGACCAGAGCTACCAGCTGGAACAGTTCCACGTGCACACCCCCAGCGAACATTTGATCAACGGCAAGCATGCGGACATGGAAGTGCACTTCGTCCACAAGTCGGCCCAGGGCGAAGTCGCCGTGGTGGCGGTGATGGTGAACAAAGGAGAGCACGACCCGATCCAGATTCCGACCTACTCGCTGCCGTCCAAAACCGATGAGTTAGTGGTGTCCTACCGCGGCGTGCACAACCCAATCGACTTCCTGCCGAAAGAGCGCAGCTACCTGGCGTACCGCGGCTCCTTCACCACGCCGCCTTGCACCGAAGACGTCCGCTGGATCGTGCTCAGCACGCCCGTCGAAGCAAAGCCCGAACTGATCGATCAGTTTGCGGCGATCCTGAAAGGGAACAACCGTCCCGTGCAGCCGCTAAACGGGCGCCAGGTGTCTGAGGAAAAGCAGCCCTAGCGTCCTGCAGCCCGGGGCGATCAGGTTTCTCTATCCTGGACGGCCGCGGCCGGGTGGGTTTTGCGGTTTGAATCGCCTTCTCACCTTTGCCGCCACGTGGTAAACTGACGGCTAGCCAAAAAAACCACGGGTCGCGTTATGCGACCTTGTTTCATTCATCCCCCTCTCCCCGAGAGATCCATGGCCAAGCCGCATCGTAAATTGAAGAAAGCGAATCACGGGAAACGTCCCGCTAACGCCAAAGCCCGCAAAGCCCGTCGCGACAAAGTTAAAACCTAGTCACAGGTCGCCTGGGTCAGGCTGTTTTAACCGTCGTATTCCCGACGGCGTTTCCGAGGAGTCGCAGCGTGTCTTCCAAGAACTTGTACGTGGACCTGTCGCTAATCGACGTGGATAACCCCATCGCCGATATCGAGACAATTCGGCAGTACAACCCACAACGCCATGAGATGGAACAACTTACGGCGATTGTGTACGAAAATATCGAGAAGCACCAATGCGTCGGCTATAAAGACATCACGCGCGAAGAGTTCTGGATCAGGGGCCACATGCCGGGCATGCCTTTGATGCCGGGCGTGGTGATGCTCGAAGCGATGGCCCAACTGTCGAGTTATTTCGTGCAGGCCCATAACCTGCTCGATGCCCAGGTGGTTGGCTTTGGCGGCCTGGAGGAAGTTCGCTTCCGCGGTCCGGTTGTGCCGGGCGATCGGCTCTTCCTGATTTGCGAGCTGACCAAAGTTCGCCCCCGCCGCATGATCGTGTGTCGCTTCCAGGGCGTCGTTAACGGGACCATTGTCGTCGATGGCGTGCTCAAGGGCATTCCCCTGCCGGTTGACTCGCTGCAGGTCAAAGACTAGCCGAATCTTCGGCAGCGGCCCGGCAAACGTCGTCTGCCGGGCGGCCATCTCCTTCACCTTCCGCAGTCCCGCTTGCCTGGGATTGCGCAAGCCAGTCTGCTGTAGCGTAATTCTATGGGACGAGGAAAACTCGGTAAAATCGACCCCGCACTCGATCTCAGCCGCCATCTGCTGCCGCTAAAGGAAGCGCCGTGCCCGCTGGAGCCGGCCAGCTACTTTCCCAACACGGCTCCGTTGGAAATTGAGGTCGGTTGCGGGAAAGGGATGTTCATTGCGGCCGCCGCGCAAGAGAACCCGCAGCGGAACTTTCTGGGAATTGAGATCGCCTGGCGTTACGCGGAATACTGCGCTGCCGCGCTGGCGGAGGCAGAGGTCGAGAACGCCCTGATGCTGCAGGGAGACGGCGAGAAACTGTTTCGCGAGTACCTGGCCGACAACTCCGCGGCGGCGGTGCACGTTTATTTCCCCGATCCCTGGTGGAAGCAGCGACACTGGAAACGCCGGATCATGAATGCCCCTTTCCTGGAGCAGGTGCAGCGGGTGATGGAACCGGGAGCCGTGCTCCATTTCTGGACCGATGTCGAACCGTATTTCCGCAAAGCGCTCGGCGTGGTGCAGGCGGCCACCTCGCTGCAGGGCCCATTCGAGCCGGCGCCTGATGCTGCGGAGTACAATTTTGAGCACCGCACCCACTTCGACCGCCGCATGCAACAGCGTGAGCGGCCGATTTATCGGGCTTATTTCCTCAAAAACTAAACCGACTCGCAGGAGTCGCCCAGCCATGAAACGCCGACGTATGTGGATCTATCTGGCAGTGGCGGCAGCGATCAGCCTGGCGGTGGTTTTGCTCTTTCTGGCGACCACGATCAACGACTGGAGTCGGGACTTCACGACCAATACGGCCGCGATGGATTCCCCGCTGGAAAGCAGCCAGTCGCCCGCTGCGTTGGCAGCGATGGTTCGCTCGGCCGTCGATGAGCTGCCGCGCTGGTCGCTGGTAGAAGAGGACACAACCGACCAGGCTTCGCGTTTGCATTTCACGCGGACCACAGCCCTGTTCCGTTTTGTCGACGATATCCGCGTAACCATCACCCCGACAGCGACCGGCAGCCAGTTGACGGCACGAAGCCAGTCCCGCGTTGGCAAAGGCGACCTGGGACAAAACCCACGGAACCTGCAGGAACTGCTTACGGCGCTTGACCGCCAGCAGCCAACTCCGTGATACATCGGAGGCGGACACCATCGCACAGGGAACGGACGGTTGATGCCCCAAAAAAAATGCCCCGCGAATTGCTTCGCGGGGCTTTTTTGCAGACGTTTCATGACCCCTGACAAGGATCAGATGGAGTGGGCCGCACGGGATTCGAACCTGTGACCTCCACCGTGTGAAGATGGCGCTCTAACCAACTGAGCTAGCGGCCCTACGCCCGGTAGTTTATCCGCATCGGGGCAGGAAGATCAAGAGGCCTTGCGGGTGCAAACTGCTTCCCCGCAGAACAGGCCGATCTCCGGAATTCTGCCGGACAAACAAGCGACAAAACTACTCGGGACGAGGTTCGCTCGGCGGCGGCTCAAACTTGGGAGCGGTCGCTTCCTCGTAATCGTCGACTTCATCGTAGCGTCGTTGCGGAATGTTCCTGGGCGGCGAATAACTGTCGCCGGAAAAGTCGACCGAAGACTGAAAGTCAGACAGACCCTGACGAAACTGGCGGTAACTTCCGCCCAGCGACCGGGCCACTTCGGGCAAACGTTTGCCAAAAAGCAGCACCGCAATGCCGCCAATAATTATCAGTTCCTGCATTCCCATGCCGAACATGCTCAATTCTCCTCGCAAGTCAGAAAACGTAGTAACGTCCGTTCGCACTGAACGGGGTTATTCCACGTTTTCTTTGGCGGAATCGTTGTCAGCGTGGTCGGGATCGGTGTGCAGGCCCGTTTTGAATTCTTTGATTCCGGTGCCCAGCGAACGCATTACTCCCGGCAAGCGATGGCCGAACAGGAGAAGAATGATGCCCGCAATGATCAGCAATTCTAAGTGACCTGGTAGTCCAAACATGGTTACGCTCTCGCACAAAAATAAGGGTGGGAGGAATGGGTTAGCGTTGATAACGCAAACAAGCGGCGAAAGCGGGGTGACACCTTAAAAGGTTCAACCGGACCAACTCGTGCGATAATCCCCGTCAGAAGGAGACGGGGAACCCCAAAACCGATTTCATTCTACTCGTTTCGGGGGCAATGTCAAATATGTTCGCACCGGCTCGCCTGGCTTCCCCTTGGCTCAACTCGCCAGAGTTTGGCCGCTGGCCTCCTCGCCCAGAATACTTCCTCCCGGGCCGGGCGACTTTTGCTACATGAAAACGCCCCCTCCCCACTCGCATGGGGACCCTGGCCGCGTTCCCGGGTGAAAGAAAAAAGGCGAACGAGGCGCCCCGGCCTCGCTCGCCTGCGTTGAAATTTGGCCGTCAGAACCGCTCAGGTAACGTCGGCTTCGAGCGCTTCACCGCAGTCGTTCGTATCCGACAAGGTCAAGCTGAGAGTATGCGGACCATCCTTGCTCCAGGCGCCGGCGAACTTGAACCACATGCACAAGCGGTTATCGTTTTTATTGCTGCCGTGCTGTTTACCCAGGCCGACATCGTGGCGGCAGGGGGGATCGTGACGCAGAAAGCGATAGTTTGTTTCCACACCCCCGGGCAGAGTCCAACTACCAATGAGGCCCTCGCGCAGGTAAACGGACTGCGCCGGAGTCAACAGGTCCGGGTTGCTCGGAAGGGGATTGGGGACCTCATTCTTCCGGTAAATGCAGGCCTTGACTTCTTCCAGTTCGAGCGCGCCGTCCAGGGCCAAACCGCGGATGCAGATCGTTCCAAACCTGGCAGTGAGGGCGTCAGCCGATTCCGACTCTTCGTCGGCGACCGCATCGACGCCTTCGGTGCAGTTGTAGTTGAGATGCCCGTTCCGCAGCAGTTTGCCCTCATACTCGCCGGTCGTCAGGTTCAGGGTTGGCTTGACGATCGTATTGACCAGCGCCAGAGGTTTAATCGGTTCATTCTCTTTGGGTTTTTCCGACGTCATTAATCATCCTCGTTCAGGAAAAAGTGAAACACTACAACGGGCGAAATTCAAGGAGTCGCCGGCTCCTCTTTCGTATCCAAAGCGGCATCGACCAGGGTCGGTCGACCCTGGGGCAGGAAGGTCTCGTCGACGACAATGCTGGCGTAGGGCACGGAGACATTGGACAAGATCAGGTAAACCCCAAACTTGCCCATATTACTTTCAGCCGTATATTCCTTGTTGATTTCAGTTTCGCAGATGCTTTTAAGCGGTTCGCCCGAGCAGCGGAAGGCAATCAGCCCGGTGGCGCCGATCTTCAATTCAATTTCCGCCGTCTTGCCGCGTTCGACCACAATTTCACCGCCGCCGGAAGTCTCCGCAACAAGGTCGATATCCGCACGTGCGTTCGGCACCGCGAACACACGGGCGCGAACCAGCGCGTAACGCCGGTTCCCCTGCTCATCCAGTCCCACCAGGCGAACGTCGAGCCGGTGAAAAGTATGGCTGGGCTGGTCGTCGTAAATGCATTCCTGGTAGCCCCAGAACACGCCAAAACCACCGGTCCATTTGGGCTGATACAGATCGAAACGGAGGGTGTAGCTGGGAGTGGAAACGCTACCCAGTGAGAGCAGGCCCAGATCGGTGCA is part of the Lignipirellula cremea genome and encodes:
- a CDS encoding 50S ribosomal protein bL37; the encoded protein is MAKPHRKLKKANHGKRPANAKARKARRDKVKT
- a CDS encoding ROK family protein, which translates into the protein MQRVLAGVDLGGTSIKAAIADESGAVLAQRSAPTESHRGPLAVLTIIGDLVETLAAEAGAQVQAIGVGVPGLIDIDSGVTRFLPNFTTHWRNVPVGPTLAKRFDCPVRLLNDVRTATLGELRFGHGKERPHLTLLFFALGTGVGGGVVVDGVLRRGPLGAAGELGHMVMEPQGAPCGCGSRGCLETISSGPAIAAEGVRLLRTGMAPKLHELVGGNADRISTKEMAEAAAEGDNHVALAITRAAEVLGLAAANLVSALHPDLVVLGGGVAEMGEPIFGPVRRVIREQVKMFPTDNVQVEPSLLKDKAGVLGAIALAQEAAAEAAQND
- a CDS encoding outer membrane protein assembly factor BamB family protein; its protein translation is MIRYAWLFCLLLPCAASAEQPNWNQFRGPAGDGHATAVNLPVELSETKNLVWKTAIRGKAWSSPVAWGDQIWLTTAPEDGKQLSLLCVDFKTGEIIKDIVVFDNPDPAFCHGMNSYATPTPVIEEGRIYVHYGSAGTAAVDTASGEVLWTRRDLPCDHFRGAASSPIVFEDLLIIPFDGFDVQYVAALNKKDGTTAWKTPRTFDFGTKNGDNKKAYCTPAVFEVNGSPQLVCPAAVATETLDPRTGKLLWTVFHGGMNASARPLYGEGLIFITNGMGRMVAAAPPAAGSDEAEVAWESSKGVPKKASLLLIDGLLYMAADTGVVSCVEPKTGDVIWSERLVKEYAASPLYADGRIYLFGREGEIHVLQPGREFKLLAETKLANGFMASPAVVDDSILVRSTSDLYRFEKP
- a CDS encoding carbonic anhydrase; its protein translation is MNRYDSRTVFSSSLLLCLALGCSQPAAPDKTASAKPDKTASTEPDKSASTSDADVPVHHYFLKEETPPLAAWSYKGATGPAHWGSLNPAYRMAADGKQQSPIDIELPQVEPKQLPELRFDYNPETVAAMNNGHTIEHNSDESGSKLHIGDQSYQLEQFHVHTPSEHLINGKHADMEVHFVHKSAQGEVAVVAVMVNKGEHDPIQIPTYSLPSKTDELVVSYRGVHNPIDFLPKERSYLAYRGSFTTPPCTEDVRWIVLSTPVEAKPELIDQFAAILKGNNRPVQPLNGRQVSEEKQP
- a CDS encoding sugar phosphate isomerase/epimerase family protein — encoded protein: MQLGFVSAILPESTLEEVFAAAAEFGYDCVELMCWPQGKAERRYAGVTHLDTARFDQGAAEETLALADRYGVAISGLGYYPNPLSPDAAEAEGAVAQIRSVIAAAAVLGVRRMNTFIGRDWKLSVDDNWPRFLQTWEPIIRFAEEQNVQVGIENCPMLFTDDEWPGGKNLAISPAIWSRMFEAIPSTHFGLNYDPSHMVWQQMDYLQPLVDFADRIFHVHAKDVRVDRRLLDQVGILAKPIEYHTPKLPGLGEVDWGRFCSVLGDSGYTGPVCVEIEDRIYEGSLAARRQALQLSSHYLRNFIPRLPR
- a CDS encoding aminotransferase class I/II-fold pyridoxal phosphate-dependent enzyme, which encodes MSPLLIDFAGNDYLGLARDPRLAAALSEAAAAQGISATSSRWGLGWTDLHEQLECDLAAFFGAEAACLLGQAFLGGLAWFTTVDASRRTVYCDEQSHANLTLGMQAAGLAVRRYRHCDPDDLERRLRQDQGGAIIASDAVFGISGRIAPLTALRDLSREFAADLLLDDAHGVFALGPQGRGALEAAGVQAHEATLLGSLGKALGCAGGFLVGSLDRVERLRRCPAVAGSTPLAIPLVAAAIAAIRIVRDEPERRERLQQHAVRMRQDLLAAGLATVACDTPILAAPLGDVDRAMQLADHFARHGLRIPYFPYASEPRADLLRMVARSCYTPAQLDRFSRALADRP
- a CDS encoding ThuA domain-containing protein, which codes for MKSLSVMAGCAVCLLLGSGPLVADPGVVYEGGEGPGKGKHVVLIAGDEEYRSEEGLPMLAKILSQRHGFQCTVLFSVDPETGEIDPNNQTNIPGMAALDNADMVILGLRFRELPDADMKHLVDYIHAGKPIMGLRTSTHSFNYSRNKTSPYAKYSFQNRDWPGGFGQQVLGETWINHHGQHGKESTRGVINTKQIKHPILTGVDDIWGPTDVYGVKNLPDDAVVLVRGQVLSGMEPTDKPVEGKKNDPLMPLVWTKTWQGESGKPCRVICTTMGAAVDLESAGLRRLLVNAVYWGVGLEDQISADSSVDYVGEYDPSFFGFNKAKKGVKPADHQLK